One stretch of Aquimarina sp. Aq107 DNA includes these proteins:
- the tig gene encoding trigger factor, which yields MNISKEQLDDLNAVVTVDIAKADYSDKVDNILKDYRKNANIPGFRKGHVPMGLVKKQYGRAVLVDEVNKLLQDALNKYLTEEKLDVLGNPLPKEQENFDWDSDDYSFEFELGLAPKFEVKLNGKKAITHYKIVASDEMIDNQIKTIQKQYGKLVPKDAAEKDDLIAGTFVNEEKEINNQTTISLDKIKGKRNLDKFIGSKVGDVLTLKTKGLFSDDQDLINALKVSQDDAKGLEVEVTFTISEINNQELAELDQDLFDKIYGKDTVKTVTELKEKIKEDADRQFVQQSDQQLLNDVTESVLENTKFDLPAEFLQKWIQATGEQPLTEDEAKDEYEKSEKGLRFQLIEGKLINDNNLQVTFEELKEFAKNLIKGQMAQFGQMSPEDKELEDIAARILSNQDEVKRISEQLMSQKLLGYYKENVKLKEKEVSFDDFVKEVYK from the coding sequence ATGAATATTTCAAAAGAGCAATTAGACGATTTAAATGCTGTAGTTACAGTAGATATTGCAAAAGCAGATTATAGCGATAAGGTAGATAACATTCTTAAAGATTATCGCAAAAATGCCAATATTCCTGGTTTTAGAAAAGGCCATGTTCCTATGGGATTGGTAAAAAAGCAATATGGGAGAGCAGTTTTAGTAGATGAGGTAAATAAATTGTTACAAGATGCTCTAAATAAGTATCTAACAGAGGAAAAATTGGATGTTTTAGGAAATCCTTTACCTAAAGAACAAGAAAACTTTGATTGGGATTCTGATGATTATTCTTTTGAGTTTGAATTAGGTTTGGCGCCAAAATTTGAGGTAAAACTTAATGGTAAGAAGGCTATAACACATTATAAGATTGTAGCTAGTGACGAAATGATCGATAATCAAATCAAAACAATTCAAAAGCAATATGGTAAATTAGTACCAAAGGATGCTGCAGAGAAGGATGATTTAATTGCTGGTACTTTTGTTAATGAAGAGAAAGAAATTAACAATCAAACCACTATTTCATTAGATAAAATCAAAGGAAAAAGAAACTTAGATAAGTTTATTGGTTCTAAAGTTGGTGATGTACTTACGCTAAAAACAAAAGGCCTGTTTTCTGATGATCAAGATTTGATAAATGCGTTAAAAGTTAGTCAAGATGATGCTAAAGGATTAGAAGTTGAGGTAACTTTTACTATTTCTGAAATTAATAATCAAGAATTAGCTGAATTAGATCAAGATTTATTTGATAAAATTTATGGTAAGGATACAGTAAAAACTGTTACTGAACTTAAGGAAAAGATCAAAGAAGATGCGGATCGACAGTTTGTTCAGCAGTCTGATCAGCAGTTACTGAATGATGTTACAGAAAGTGTACTTGAAAACACTAAATTTGATTTACCTGCTGAGTTCTTACAAAAGTGGATTCAAGCTACTGGAGAGCAACCTTTGACAGAGGATGAGGCGAAAGATGAGTATGAGAAAAGCGAGAAAGGATTACGCTTTCAGTTAATCGAAGGAAAACTAATCAATGATAATAATCTTCAGGTTACTTTTGAAGAGTTAAAAGAATTCGCTAAAAACTTAATAAAAGGACAAATGGCTCAGTTTGGTCAAATGTCTCCAGAAGATAAGGAGTTAGAAGATATAGCGGCAAGAATTTTATCTAATCAGGATGAGGTAAAAAGGATTTCTGAGCAACTTATGAGCCAGAAATTACTTGGATACTATAAAGAGAATGTTAAATTGAAAGAAAAAGAAGTAAGTTTTGATGATTTTGTAAAAGAAGTTTACAAATAA
- a CDS encoding phage holin family protein: MKFLLKMILSAIAVLVLAEILPGVSVDSYFSALIVAVLLAVLNAVVKPLLVILTLPVTIVTLGLFLLVINAAIILMADHFVSGFGVNGWLWALIFSVLLSVFQSILYSILKKDKS, translated from the coding sequence ATGAAATTCTTATTAAAAATGATTCTCAGTGCAATTGCTGTATTGGTGTTGGCAGAGATTTTACCTGGAGTTAGTGTAGATAGCTATTTCAGCGCATTGATTGTAGCTGTGCTCTTAGCTGTTTTAAATGCGGTTGTGAAACCATTGTTAGTAATTTTGACACTTCCTGTTACGATCGTCACCTTAGGGCTATTCCTATTAGTAATTAATGCTGCGATCATACTTATGGCGGATCACTTTGTGTCTGGTTTTGGAGTTAACGGTTGGTTATGGGCATTAATATTTAGTGTTTTGTTATCCGTGTTTCAATCTATATTGTACTCTATTTTAAAGAAAGATAAAAGCTAA
- the clpP gene encoding ATP-dependent Clp endopeptidase proteolytic subunit ClpP — protein sequence MNYGKEFEKYATQHHGINSNYYDQIISSMYPVGMTPNIIEERQMNVAIFDVFSRLMMDRIIFLGTGINDQVANIIQAQLLFLESVDSSKDIQIYINSPGGSVYAGLGIYDTMQFIKPDVATICTGMAASMGAVLLCAGEKGKRSGLPHSRVMIHQPLGGAQGQASDIEITAREILTLKEELYQIIAKHSGQTYDKVYEDSDRDYWMKADKALEYGMIDEILTRE from the coding sequence ATGAATTACGGAAAAGAATTCGAAAAATACGCTACGCAACATCACGGTATCAATAGTAATTACTATGATCAAATTATAAGTAGTATGTATCCAGTAGGTATGACTCCTAATATTATAGAAGAACGTCAAATGAATGTAGCTATTTTTGATGTATTCTCTCGATTAATGATGGATCGTATTATCTTTTTGGGTACTGGTATTAACGATCAGGTAGCGAATATTATACAAGCACAGCTTTTGTTTTTAGAAAGTGTTGATTCTTCTAAAGATATACAGATATATATAAATTCTCCTGGTGGGAGTGTTTATGCTGGTTTAGGAATTTATGATACAATGCAATTTATTAAACCTGATGTAGCTACTATTTGTACAGGAATGGCAGCGTCTATGGGAGCTGTATTATTATGTGCTGGAGAAAAAGGAAAACGTTCTGGATTGCCTCACAGTAGAGTAATGATTCATCAGCCGCTTGGAGGAGCCCAAGGACAGGCGAGTGATATCGAAATAACTGCTAGAGAGATATTGACATTAAAAGAAGAACTATATCAAATTATAGCAAAACATTCAGGTCAGACATATGACAAAGTTTATGAAGATAGTGATAGAGACTATTGGATGAAAGCTGATAAAGCTCTTGAGTATGGTATGATTGATGAAATACTTACAAGAGAATAA